Proteins from one Phyllobacterium zundukense genomic window:
- the eno gene encoding phosphopyruvate hydratase: MTAIVDIIGREILDSRGNPTVEVDVVLEDGSMGRAAVPSGASTGAHEAVELRDGGTRYLGKGVEKAVDAVNGELFDAIGGMEAENQIHIDQTMIDLDGTPNKSRLGANAILGVSLAVAKAVAEASGLPLYRYLGGPSAHVLPVPMMNIINGGAHADNPIDFQEFMILPVGASTFAEAVRYGSEVFHTLKKRLKDAGHNTNVGDEGGFAPNLKTAQHALDFIMESIEKAGFKPGEEIALGLDCASTEFFKDDSYVYEGEKKSRDPKTQAKYLAKLVGDYPIITIEDGMAEDDWDGWKYLTELVGNKCQLVGDDLFVTNSARLRDGIKMGVANSILVKVNQIGTLSETFDAVDTAHRAAYTAVMSHRSGETEDTTIADLAVATNCGQIKTGSLARSDRVAKYNQLIRIEEELGPQASYAGRGIFRFL; encoded by the coding sequence ATGACTGCTATTGTCGATATCATTGGCCGCGAGATTCTGGACAGCCGCGGGAACCCGACTGTTGAGGTCGATGTCGTTCTCGAAGACGGTTCCATGGGCCGCGCAGCCGTACCCTCCGGTGCGTCGACCGGTGCGCACGAAGCAGTCGAACTGCGCGATGGTGGTACACGCTATCTCGGCAAGGGAGTTGAAAAGGCTGTCGACGCGGTCAATGGTGAGTTGTTCGATGCAATTGGCGGCATGGAAGCGGAAAACCAGATCCACATCGATCAGACGATGATCGACCTTGATGGCACGCCGAACAAGAGCCGCCTCGGTGCCAATGCAATTCTTGGCGTATCCCTTGCCGTAGCCAAGGCTGTAGCTGAAGCATCGGGCCTGCCTCTCTATCGCTATCTCGGCGGTCCGAGCGCCCATGTATTGCCTGTGCCGATGATGAACATCATCAACGGCGGCGCGCATGCCGACAATCCGATCGACTTTCAGGAATTCATGATCTTGCCGGTCGGCGCGTCTACCTTTGCCGAGGCGGTTCGTTATGGCTCGGAAGTGTTTCACACGTTGAAGAAGCGTCTGAAGGATGCGGGGCACAACACCAATGTCGGTGACGAGGGTGGTTTCGCACCAAATTTGAAGACGGCGCAGCACGCCCTGGATTTCATCATGGAATCGATCGAGAAGGCGGGTTTCAAGCCGGGCGAAGAAATCGCACTTGGTCTCGATTGCGCCTCGACCGAATTCTTCAAGGACGATAGCTATGTCTATGAGGGCGAGAAGAAATCGCGCGATCCGAAGACCCAGGCGAAATACCTTGCCAAGCTTGTCGGCGATTATCCAATCATCACCATCGAAGACGGCATGGCTGAAGACGATTGGGATGGCTGGAAATATCTGACAGAGCTCGTGGGTAACAAGTGTCAGCTGGTTGGCGATGATTTGTTCGTCACCAATTCGGCCCGCCTGCGCGATGGCATCAAGATGGGCGTCGCGAACTCGATCCTCGTCAAGGTCAACCAGATCGGCACGCTTTCCGAAACATTTGACGCCGTCGATACTGCACATCGCGCTGCCTATACCGCGGTCATGTCGCATCGCTCGGGTGAAACCGAAGATACGACCATTGCCGATCTCGCCGTTGCAACCAATTGCGGACAGATCAAGACCGGCTCGCTCGCCCGTTCCGATCGGGTCGCGAAGTACAACCAGCTCATTCGTATCGAGGAAGAGCTTGGACCGCAGGCAAGCTATGCAGGGCGCGGTATTTTCCGGTTTCTTTGA
- a CDS encoding PRC-barrel domain-containing protein, with protein MPTSSGHTKAIRASRVIGTNVYNSSGDKIGEIEDVMLDKTTDGIMFAVVGFGGFLGIGEKYHAVPWKLLDFDEATGGYVVPFTKEQLEQAPAHGITELTENDGLKVRDRSFSYYNDVAA; from the coding sequence ATGCCAACTAGCTCAGGACATACGAAAGCTATTCGCGCTTCGCGGGTTATTGGTACCAATGTGTACAATAGCAGCGGTGACAAGATCGGTGAAATTGAAGACGTCATGCTCGATAAAACCACGGACGGTATCATGTTCGCGGTCGTCGGTTTTGGCGGCTTCCTTGGAATTGGCGAGAAATATCATGCCGTGCCGTGGAAGCTTCTCGACTTCGATGAAGCGACGGGTGGGTATGTTGTCCCATTCACCAAAGAACAGCTGGAACAAGCACCAGCTCATGGCATAACCGAACTGACCGAGAATGACGGCCTCAAGGTCCGCGACAGGTCATTCTCCTATTACAATGACGTAGCCGCTTAA
- the kdsA gene encoding 3-deoxy-8-phosphooctulonate synthase: MMSLNSTVSASNVVFSNTGQLSLIAGPCQMESRQHAFDMAGALKELTGKLGIGLVYKSSFDKANRTSLTGKRGFGLENSLPVFADIRSELGLPTLTDVHTEEQCTILGQVVDVLQIPAFLCRQTDLLIAAAKTGKIVNIKKGQFLAPWDMKNVIAKVTESGNPNVMVTERGASFGYNTLVSDMRSLPIMAGFGAPVIFDATHSVQQPGGQGGSTGGQREFVETLARAAVAVGVAGVFIETHQDPDNAPSDGPNMVPLDQMPRLLEKLLEFDRIAKRA, translated from the coding sequence CTGATGTCCCTGAATTCCACGGTTTCCGCCAGCAATGTTGTATTTTCCAACACTGGCCAATTGTCTCTCATTGCGGGGCCTTGCCAGATGGAAAGCCGTCAGCACGCATTCGACATGGCCGGAGCGCTGAAGGAACTGACAGGAAAACTCGGGATCGGCCTTGTCTACAAGTCGAGCTTCGACAAAGCGAACCGCACCTCGTTGACAGGGAAACGTGGATTTGGACTGGAGAACTCCCTGCCGGTATTCGCCGATATCCGTAGTGAGCTCGGCCTGCCGACGCTGACTGACGTCCATACGGAAGAGCAATGTACTATCCTTGGCCAAGTGGTCGATGTTTTGCAAATCCCGGCTTTCCTTTGCCGACAGACTGATCTTTTGATCGCGGCTGCCAAAACCGGCAAGATCGTCAACATCAAGAAAGGTCAGTTCCTCGCGCCATGGGACATGAAGAATGTCATTGCCAAGGTGACAGAGAGCGGCAATCCAAACGTGATGGTCACTGAGCGGGGCGCTTCCTTTGGCTACAACACGCTCGTCTCCGACATGCGCTCCCTGCCCATCATGGCAGGTTTCGGGGCCCCGGTAATTTTCGATGCAACCCATTCGGTGCAGCAGCCCGGCGGGCAGGGTGGTTCGACAGGCGGTCAACGCGAATTTGTCGAGACGCTGGCACGCGCGGCAGTTGCTGTCGGTGTAGCAGGTGTATTCATCGAAACGCATCAGGACCCGGACAACGCGCCGTCAGACGGTCCGAATATGGTGCCACTCGACCAGATGCCACGGCTTCTCGAAAAGCTTCTGGAATTCGACCGGATTGCCAAAAGGGCTTGA
- a CDS encoding VOC family protein, translated as MNGTPREPRPVDHLVLPTAELTIAQARLERLGFTVAPIGVHPFGTENVCVFFGDDCFLEFLAVGQRETCEEEARNGNVFVARDQAWRFRNGNEGFSALVMGTHDVIGDHKAFVKAGISAGDILNFSRPFVTPDGKKGIAGFRLAFAADLRAPDAFFFTCQRVNTPKVDRASLQTHQNGAVALREVILSEVNPTDFQYPLQEIISQRDVNAHSFGMDLRAANANVTVLTPQGLRSFLGIEASETERGLRLQAIVLAVRDLPAVETLLASNNIPFEKRGSRLIVHKAPGQGAAIAFEAS; from the coding sequence ATGAACGGTACACCCCGCGAGCCTCGACCTGTCGATCATCTGGTTCTGCCCACAGCGGAGCTAACGATTGCGCAAGCGCGTCTGGAGCGGCTGGGTTTTACTGTTGCGCCTATCGGAGTTCATCCATTCGGCACTGAAAATGTCTGCGTTTTCTTTGGCGATGACTGCTTTCTCGAATTTCTGGCAGTTGGCCAGCGTGAGACTTGCGAGGAGGAGGCGCGGAACGGTAATGTCTTTGTCGCCCGCGATCAGGCCTGGCGGTTCCGCAATGGAAATGAAGGTTTCTCTGCTCTTGTCATGGGCACGCATGACGTGATTGGCGATCACAAAGCTTTCGTCAAAGCGGGCATTTCCGCCGGCGATATACTCAATTTCTCGCGCCCGTTTGTCACTCCGGACGGGAAGAAGGGCATTGCCGGGTTCCGTTTGGCATTCGCGGCTGATCTGCGCGCGCCAGACGCTTTCTTCTTCACGTGCCAGCGTGTGAACACGCCCAAGGTTGATCGCGCATCGCTGCAGACGCACCAGAACGGCGCGGTTGCACTACGCGAAGTCATCCTGTCGGAAGTCAATCCGACGGATTTCCAGTATCCACTGCAGGAGATCATCAGCCAGCGCGACGTCAATGCGCATTCATTCGGTATGGATTTGCGTGCCGCGAACGCCAATGTGACAGTGTTGACACCTCAGGGCTTGCGATCGTTCCTCGGTATCGAGGCTTCTGAAACGGAGCGTGGGTTGCGGCTTCAGGCCATTGTGCTGGCAGTGCGTGACCTCCCTGCGGTTGAAACTTTGCTGGCCAGCAACAATATTCCGTTCGAAAAGCGCGGCTCCCGCCTGATTGTGCACAAGGCACCAGGGCAGGGCGCTGCCATCGCATTTGAGGCTTCCTGA
- a CDS encoding CTP synthase, translating to MARYVFITGGVVSSLGKGIAAAALAALLQARGYRVRIRKLDPYLNVDPGTMSPYQHGEVFVTDDGAETDLDLGHYERFTGRPANKQDNITTGRIYRNIIEKERRGDYLGATVQVIPHVTDEIKNFIVEGNEDYDFVLCEIGGTVGDIEAMPFLEAIRQLGNDLPRGTAVYIHLTLMPYIPAAGELKTKPTQHSVKELRSIGIAPDILLIRADREIPESERRKLSLFCNVRASAVIQALDVDTIYDVPMAYHKEGLDSEVLAAFGIDPAPKPRMELWDEVSQRIHNPEGEVTIAIVGKYTGLKDAYKSLIEALHHGGMANKVKVNLDWIESEIFEQEDPAPYLQKVHGILVPGGFGERGSEGKILAAKFAREKKVPYFGICFGMQMAVIEAARSLAGVEKASSSEFGPTSEPVVGLMTEWLKGNMLEKRAQTGDLGGTMRLGAYEALLKSGTRIADIYGSTDISERHRHRYEVNIDYKERLEECGLVFSGMSPDGVLPETIEYPDHPWFIGVQYHPELKSRPFEPHPLFASFINAAMAQNRLV from the coding sequence ATGGCCCGATATGTTTTCATCACTGGCGGCGTGGTTTCTTCCCTCGGAAAAGGCATCGCTGCTGCCGCTTTGGCGGCACTCCTCCAGGCTCGTGGATACCGTGTACGGATTCGCAAGCTCGACCCTTATCTCAACGTTGACCCCGGCACGATGTCGCCATATCAGCATGGCGAGGTCTTTGTGACCGATGATGGCGCTGAAACTGACCTTGACCTCGGTCACTACGAGCGCTTCACCGGGCGTCCTGCCAACAAACAGGACAATATCACCACTGGGCGGATCTACCGAAACATCATCGAGAAGGAACGCCGCGGAGATTACCTCGGCGCGACTGTGCAGGTGATCCCGCACGTGACAGACGAGATCAAGAATTTCATTGTCGAAGGCAATGAGGATTATGATTTCGTCTTGTGCGAGATTGGCGGTACGGTTGGCGATATTGAAGCAATGCCGTTCCTTGAGGCTATTCGCCAGCTTGGCAATGATTTGCCACGAGGCACCGCTGTTTATATTCACCTGACCTTGATGCCGTATATTCCGGCAGCAGGCGAACTCAAGACCAAGCCGACGCAGCACTCGGTCAAGGAACTGCGGTCAATCGGCATCGCGCCGGATATCCTTTTGATTCGTGCTGATCGCGAGATTCCGGAATCAGAACGTCGCAAATTGTCGTTGTTTTGCAATGTGCGTGCATCTGCCGTCATCCAGGCGCTCGATGTAGATACGATCTACGACGTGCCGATGGCTTACCATAAGGAAGGGCTCGATTCTGAAGTTCTTGCCGCGTTCGGCATCGATCCAGCGCCAAAGCCGCGCATGGAACTCTGGGACGAGGTCAGCCAGCGTATTCACAATCCGGAAGGCGAAGTGACGATTGCCATTGTCGGCAAATATACCGGCCTCAAGGATGCTTATAAGTCGTTGATCGAAGCGCTGCACCATGGCGGCATGGCCAACAAGGTAAAGGTCAATCTCGACTGGATTGAATCGGAGATTTTCGAGCAGGAAGACCCAGCTCCTTATCTGCAAAAGGTACACGGCATTCTGGTGCCCGGCGGCTTCGGCGAGCGTGGTTCGGAAGGCAAGATTTTGGCGGCGAAATTTGCGCGGGAAAAGAAGGTGCCGTATTTCGGTATTTGCTTCGGCATGCAGATGGCGGTGATCGAAGCGGCGAGGTCTCTGGCAGGGGTCGAGAAAGCATCTTCAAGTGAGTTCGGTCCGACCAGCGAACCTGTTGTCGGTCTGATGACCGAATGGCTTAAGGGCAACATGCTGGAGAAGCGGGCACAGACCGGCGATCTCGGTGGAACGATGCGGCTTGGTGCCTACGAAGCCTTGCTTAAATCCGGGACGCGCATTGCGGATATTTACGGTTCAACCGATATTTCGGAACGCCACCGTCATCGCTACGAAGTAAACATCGATTACAAGGAGCGTCTGGAAGAGTGTGGCCTCGTGTTCTCTGGCATGTCGCCGGATGGCGTATTACCCGAAACAATCGAATATCCCGACCATCCCTGGTTTATCGGCGTTCAGTATCATCCGGAATTGAAGTCCCGTCCGTTCGAACCGCATCCGCTGTTTGCTTCGTTCATCAATGCCGCAATGGCGCAGAACAGACTGGTTTGA
- a CDS encoding L,D-transpeptidase codes for MLSRRSLLLGMSLLALSGPASAEPIIKKILNPFGLGGNDNTGAQAAAQPIEVAEVRKPVQPAKAKNKYGIDPKFMPQDVEFTGYKPGTIVIDPKAKFLYLVESSYTARRYGIAVGKEGLEFKGTAVVQTKREWPRWIPTKEMIEREPAHYAKYENGMDGGPGNPLGARALYLSQGNKDTHIRIHGTIVPSSIGSSASNGCFRMVNDHVIDLYNRVSIGTEVIVL; via the coding sequence ATGCTGTCACGTCGCTCTCTGCTTTTAGGAATGTCGCTCCTGGCCCTGTCTGGCCCGGCGTCTGCAGAACCAATTATCAAAAAAATTCTGAATCCATTCGGTCTTGGCGGCAATGACAATACCGGTGCCCAAGCGGCAGCGCAGCCGATCGAGGTTGCAGAAGTTCGTAAGCCGGTGCAGCCTGCCAAAGCCAAGAACAAATACGGCATCGACCCGAAATTCATGCCACAGGACGTCGAGTTCACGGGCTACAAGCCGGGCACGATCGTGATTGATCCGAAGGCAAAGTTCCTCTACCTCGTCGAAAGCTCGTACACGGCTCGCCGCTATGGTATTGCAGTCGGCAAGGAGGGCTTGGAATTCAAGGGCACAGCCGTGGTCCAGACGAAACGTGAATGGCCACGCTGGATTCCGACCAAAGAGATGATTGAACGTGAGCCTGCCCACTACGCCAAATATGAAAACGGCATGGATGGCGGCCCAGGCAATCCGCTCGGTGCGCGCGCACTTTACCTGTCGCAGGGTAACAAGGACACGCACATCCGCATTCATGGAACGATCGTGCCGTCGAGCATTGGAAGCTCCGCATCGAATGGTTGCTTCCGTATGGTCAATGACCATGTAATCGATCTTTACAACCGCGTCAGCATTGGCACGGAAGTTATTGTTCTGTAA
- the secG gene encoding preprotein translocase subunit SecG, producing MQTVVIVIHLLIVLALVGVVLMQRSEGGGLGIGGGSGFMTARGAANVLTRATAILATGFFITSLALGIMARYGENPTDILNRIPTTTGTQPAGQQPPTSGGILNQLGGPSSNNATPPASNEAAPGSAGPGTTAPAAPESTLPAPTAPVTPAQPANPVPNSQ from the coding sequence ATGCAAACCGTCGTCATCGTGATTCATCTTCTGATTGTACTTGCCCTTGTCGGGGTCGTGCTCATGCAGCGCTCCGAGGGTGGCGGTCTTGGAATTGGTGGCGGCTCCGGCTTTATGACGGCCCGAGGCGCCGCAAACGTGCTGACACGGGCGACGGCGATTCTTGCAACGGGTTTCTTCATTACGTCTTTGGCGCTCGGCATCATGGCCCGCTACGGGGAAAATCCGACTGACATTCTCAACCGTATTCCTACAACCACCGGCACGCAGCCCGCAGGCCAGCAGCCTCCAACGAGCGGCGGCATTCTCAACCAGTTGGGTGGCCCTTCGTCCAATAATGCAACGCCGCCTGCCTCCAATGAGGCAGCCCCAGGTTCGGCAGGGCCAGGCACCACTGCTCCGGCTGCGCCCGAATCGACGCTACCTGCGCCGACAGCTCCGGTTACGCCCGCGCAGCCGGCAAATCCGGTCCCGAATTCGCAGTAA
- the tpiA gene encoding triose-phosphate isomerase yields MTPDVRPLVAGNWKMNGTGESLEELRIIVNRPNSAIGEKIDALICVPATLVFRAAQSVEGEALSIGGQDCHPKKSGAHTGCISADMLKDAGASHVIVGHSERRADNGETDEIVNAKARAAWEAGLVAIICIGETGTQRQTGATLDVVAAQLAGSIPDGANASNSIIAYEPIWAIGTGLTPTATDVQEVHALIRSALSTRFGDEGDTMRILYGGSVKPGNAVELLGVENVDGALVGGASLKAADFLAICEAYHSL; encoded by the coding sequence ATGACCCCAGATGTCCGTCCGCTCGTTGCTGGTAACTGGAAGATGAATGGTACCGGAGAGTCGCTCGAGGAACTGCGTATCATCGTCAACCGGCCGAATTCCGCGATTGGCGAGAAGATCGACGCGTTGATCTGTGTGCCCGCAACGCTTGTCTTCCGTGCCGCTCAATCCGTCGAGGGTGAAGCCTTGAGCATCGGCGGACAGGATTGCCACCCAAAAAAGTCAGGTGCGCATACCGGTTGTATCTCGGCGGACATGCTGAAAGATGCCGGCGCATCCCATGTTATTGTCGGACATTCCGAACGCCGGGCGGACAATGGCGAAACGGATGAAATCGTCAATGCAAAGGCGAGGGCAGCGTGGGAAGCGGGGCTTGTGGCCATCATCTGCATTGGCGAGACAGGAACTCAGCGCCAGACCGGCGCTACGCTCGACGTGGTTGCTGCACAACTTGCAGGTTCGATTCCCGATGGTGCCAACGCCAGCAACAGCATCATTGCCTACGAACCCATATGGGCAATTGGAACCGGTCTGACACCGACTGCGACGGATGTACAGGAAGTGCATGCCCTTATCCGTTCGGCGTTGAGCACGCGTTTTGGGGATGAGGGTGATACGATGCGTATCCTCTACGGCGGATCGGTAAAGCCAGGCAACGCGGTGGAGCTTCTGGGGGTTGAAAATGTCGACGGCGCGCTTGTCGGTGGCGCGAGCTTGAAAGCAGCGGACTTCCTCGCCATCTGTGAGGCATATCATTCCTTGTGA
- a CDS encoding peptidylprolyl isomerase, with translation MLDSLRNVAQTWVAKVLMGLLVVSFAGWGVSSTILGAISGTAAIRAGHSEVSPVDYRLAYDRQLAALSQRFGQRLTREQADAIGIGHQVQGQLVAGVVLDEQARTMSLGLSKDRLAQLAAEDPAFQGADGRFNPAQFDMVLRNAGMSPQNYLDNRAQVARRQQIVEAVADGVKAPDTLLKAVALYKGESRTVDYVAMPKSFVSDIADPSDADLKTYFDANKEVYGAPQYRKVSYVKLEPKDIANPALVTPEEIKTEYDKNIARYSTPETRTIEQLTFANDDAAKTAHDKIAAGSSFDDIVKSEGKTMDDVRLGTFPKTGLPDQSIADPIFALQANGVSDVLKGAFGPVLVRVSAVNPEVTKPLTEVEKDIRETIALTQAASAIADVHDAYENARADGASMAEAAAKQNLKMVTIDAVDSSGHGADEKEIANLPFDENQLAAVFQADVGFDNEPFNLGTNSYLWYDVDSVTPARERPLDEVKPRVVAAWKAAEAEKRLNEKAEEVRKRVAGGTSLDDIAAEFKFTKDTKRGITRQSKDADLGEGGVASVFDGPEGLVGVTESASDGSKLIFKVTESIEPANVGPETLTTVERDAFGSRIADDLLDQLVVQLQTVYPVSINQTVINQALAR, from the coding sequence ATGCTCGACTCTCTCCGCAATGTTGCACAAACCTGGGTGGCAAAAGTGCTCATGGGCCTTCTCGTGGTCAGCTTTGCCGGATGGGGTGTTTCCAGCACAATCCTCGGCGCAATAAGCGGTACCGCAGCCATTCGCGCTGGACATTCCGAAGTGTCGCCGGTCGATTACCGCTTGGCCTACGACCGCCAACTGGCTGCACTGTCGCAGCGCTTCGGTCAGCGGCTCACGCGCGAGCAGGCGGATGCCATCGGAATTGGTCATCAGGTGCAGGGGCAGCTGGTTGCGGGCGTGGTTCTCGACGAACAGGCGCGTACCATGTCGCTTGGCCTGTCAAAGGATCGTCTGGCACAGCTCGCCGCTGAAGATCCGGCATTCCAGGGCGCCGATGGCCGCTTCAATCCAGCGCAGTTCGATATGGTGCTTCGCAACGCCGGTATGAGCCCGCAAAACTATCTCGACAACCGTGCACAAGTCGCACGCCGTCAGCAGATCGTCGAAGCCGTTGCCGATGGCGTCAAAGCGCCTGACACCCTGCTTAAAGCGGTTGCTCTTTATAAGGGCGAGTCACGCACGGTCGATTACGTCGCCATGCCGAAGAGCTTCGTGAGCGATATCGCCGATCCCAGCGATGCGGATTTGAAGACATATTTCGATGCAAACAAGGAAGTCTACGGCGCGCCGCAATACCGCAAGGTAAGTTATGTCAAGCTTGAACCAAAGGATATCGCCAATCCTGCCTTGGTGACACCCGAAGAGATCAAGACTGAATATGACAAGAACATTGCGCGCTATTCGACGCCGGAAACGCGCACCATCGAACAGTTGACCTTTGCAAATGACGATGCAGCAAAGACTGCACATGACAAGATCGCGGCTGGAAGCAGCTTCGACGATATTGTCAAGTCGGAAGGCAAGACGATGGATGACGTTCGTCTCGGCACATTCCCGAAAACCGGCCTGCCCGATCAATCGATTGCCGATCCGATCTTCGCACTTCAGGCAAACGGTGTCAGCGACGTGCTGAAGGGGGCATTTGGGCCGGTTCTTGTTCGTGTATCGGCTGTCAACCCGGAAGTCACCAAGCCTCTCACCGAAGTCGAGAAGGATATTCGTGAGACCATAGCTTTGACACAGGCAGCGTCCGCGATTGCGGATGTGCATGATGCCTATGAGAATGCGCGCGCTGACGGTGCGAGCATGGCAGAGGCCGCAGCAAAGCAGAACCTCAAGATGGTGACGATTGATGCCGTTGATTCCAGTGGCCATGGTGCCGATGAGAAGGAAATCGCCAATCTGCCCTTCGATGAGAACCAGTTGGCAGCAGTCTTCCAGGCGGATGTCGGTTTCGACAATGAACCTTTCAATCTCGGCACCAACAGCTATCTCTGGTACGACGTCGACAGCGTAACGCCTGCCCGCGAGCGCCCGCTCGATGAGGTAAAGCCGCGCGTTGTCGCAGCATGGAAAGCAGCTGAAGCCGAAAAGCGCCTCAACGAGAAAGCCGAGGAGGTGCGCAAGCGCGTCGCCGGCGGCACATCGCTCGATGATATCGCGGCCGAATTCAAGTTCACCAAGGATACGAAACGCGGCATTACACGCCAAAGCAAGGATGCCGATCTCGGTGAAGGCGGCGTTGCATCGGTCTTCGATGGTCCGGAAGGGCTTGTTGGTGTAACGGAATCGGCGTCCGACGGCTCGAAACTGATCTTCAAGGTCACAGAGTCGATCGAACCGGCGAATGTCGGACCGGAAACCTTGACGACCGTGGAAAGAGATGCGTTCGGTTCTCGAATTGCCGACGACCTGCTCGACCAGCTTGTTGTGCAATTGCAGACTGTCTATCCAGTTTCCATTAACCAGACCGTCATCAATCAGGCACTTGCACGTTAG
- the trpD gene encoding anthranilate phosphoribosyltransferase, producing the protein MAELKRFIGIAATGKALSQEEAVEAFDIMMSGQATPAQIGALLMALRVRGENIDEISGAVSAMRSKMLKVNTSSNAIDIVGTGGDQSGSYNVSTCAAFVAAGAGVPVAKHGNRALSSRSGAADTLAALGINIEIGPELIATCIEQAGIGFMFAPMHHPAMKHVGPARVELGTRTIFNLLGPLTNPAGVKRQLVGVFAPEWVEPIAHVLKNLGSETVWVVHGDGLDEITTAGVTKVAALENGKVRTFEIDPESFGLRLVDPQDLKGGTADENAVSLLSVLDGAHGAYRDITLFNAGAGLVIAGVAADLKIGIEMAAHSIDSGAARNVLKKLVHVSNSEAL; encoded by the coding sequence ATGGCTGAATTAAAGCGTTTCATCGGCATAGCGGCTACAGGCAAAGCGCTCTCGCAAGAGGAAGCCGTCGAAGCCTTCGACATCATGATGTCGGGACAGGCAACGCCGGCGCAAATCGGTGCCCTGTTGATGGCGCTGCGGGTGCGTGGCGAGAATATCGACGAGATCAGTGGCGCCGTTTCCGCCATGCGTTCAAAGATGCTGAAGGTGAATACGTCTTCGAATGCCATCGATATTGTCGGAACAGGCGGCGATCAGTCGGGCTCGTACAACGTGTCCACCTGCGCTGCATTCGTTGCTGCCGGTGCCGGCGTTCCTGTCGCCAAGCATGGCAATCGTGCCTTGTCATCGCGTTCCGGCGCGGCCGATACACTGGCAGCTCTTGGCATCAACATCGAAATTGGCCCGGAACTGATTGCCACCTGCATTGAACAGGCCGGGATCGGCTTCATGTTCGCGCCCATGCATCACCCCGCGATGAAGCATGTGGGCCCGGCGCGCGTCGAGCTTGGCACACGCACCATCTTCAATCTGCTTGGCCCTTTGACCAATCCGGCAGGCGTCAAACGTCAACTTGTCGGCGTATTCGCACCTGAATGGGTCGAGCCCATAGCGCACGTTCTGAAAAACCTCGGATCCGAAACCGTTTGGGTCGTACACGGCGATGGTCTGGACGAGATCACCACAGCCGGCGTGACCAAGGTGGCGGCGCTGGAAAACGGAAAAGTTCGCACTTTCGAGATCGATCCGGAATCCTTTGGCTTGCGACTGGTGGATCCGCAGGATTTGAAGGGCGGTACAGCGGATGAAAATGCAGTGTCCCTCCTTTCGGTACTTGATGGTGCGCACGGCGCTTATCGCGATATCACCCTGTTCAATGCCGGTGCAGGGCTTGTAATTGCCGGTGTAGCGGCCGATCTCAAGATTGGCATAGAAATGGCGGCCCATTCGATTGACAGCGGTGCTGCCCGAAATGTG